The Kordia sp. SMS9 DNA window TGATAATCCACATGATAATAGCATCTACTCTGCCTTCAAAGTAACCTGCCAATGCACCTAATGAAATTCCAATGATGAGCGATATAAATACGGCGACAAATCCGATTGTGAAAGAAATTCGCATGCCAACAAGCATTCTACTCAATACATCACGTCCGTATTTATCGGTTCCTAAGTAAAAGGTTTTTTGCTGAATGAATTGTGTGGGAATGTCACTTGCTTGTGTCAATGTTGGAAAGGAATTCAGTGGAATTTCCTTTTCGATTCCTGTCACGGCTTCATCGGTATATTCTGTAATAAAAAGTTGATTGTTATCGATTCGATAGTTGGTGATGGGAATTTCTTCAGCGGCATTTTCTTTCCCAAAAAAAAGTGTGCTTATAAAACTTTCTTCCTTTTTTTCTGTAGAAGGAATGGTCAACATTTGCACAGAAAACCCAGGTTTTTTCGAGTGAATAGACAAGTGCATTTGGTTCGCATTCTTGGTATCGTCAGGAGTAAAAATGTATGCAAAAATTACCACAAACGCACAGAGTACAATAAAGCTAAAACTCAAAACGCCCCAAAAATTCTTTTTAAATTTTTGGAGCGCTAATTTTGTAAGTGAATTTGAGTTTTGACTCATTAATATCTTTTAAATTATCCTTTTACAACGGATCTTTTTTTCTTTTTGATGTTGTTCAATTGAATATCTCCCAATACGTTGATTGCTTCTTCTACGTATACATCTTTTGACAAATCTTCATGCCACGCTTGTCGTTTTCCTTGTAAGGTAGAATCTTTTTTCATCAACAATTCTTCGTACGGCAATGAGTTGAACACTAAATTGGTATCGTAGTCAGAAATAGCTTTGAAACGTTTTGCATATTCTTCATCCGCGTCTGCTTCTTTTTTATATTCCACATAGTTTAATGGATATACATTATCATCACGACGTTTCTTAATCCACTTTGCATTTTCTTCAATCAATTTTAATTGCGCATTGTTTGCCATACGCGCTTTGCTTTGATTAATGGTTTCTTCATATCCAATATACCCATCCCAAAGATCATACAAAGCAGGATCAATTTGATCCCAAGGTAATGGATTTTCTTGATCTTTTTCACCAATGTCAATAAAACTATATTTATCAACCACAACCACATCACTTTTTACACCTTCCAATTGTGTAGATCCACCATTGATTCTGTAGAATTTTTGTGTCGTAAGTTTTAAAGCTCCAACATTTCCGTCGTTGCCACGCACAAATCTGTTTAAGTCCACAACATTTTGCACTGTTCCTTTTCCGTATGTTTGCTTACTTCCGATGACAATCGCTCTTTTATAATCTTGCAACGCTGCCGCTAATATTTCAGAAGCAGAAGCTGATAATTCGTTTACCAAAATTACCAACGGTCCATCCCACTG harbors:
- a CDS encoding ABC transporter permease, whose translation is MSQNSNSLTKLALQKFKKNFWGVLSFSFIVLCAFVVIFAYIFTPDDTKNANQMHLSIHSKKPGFSVQMLTIPSTEKKEESFISTLFFGKENAAEEIPITNYRIDNNQLFITEYTDEAVTGIEKEIPLNSFPTLTQASDIPTQFIQQKTFYLGTDKYGRDVLSRMLVGMRISFTIGFVAVFISLIIGISLGALAGYFEGRVDAIIMWIINVTWSIPTLLLVIAITLTLGKGFWQVFVAVGLTMWVEVARIVRGQVLSVKQMQYVTAARALGYHDFRIIIKHILPNIMAPVIVISAANFAAAILIESGLSFLGIGAQPPMPSWGAMIKDHYSYIILGKPYLAIIPGIAIMSLVMAFMLIGNALRDALDVKS